The stretch of DNA AGCGGTTCCAGTACCAGGTTCCACCGAGATCGGGGGCGGCATCCAGCACCAGTGCATCCACCCCGAGATCGGCCAGCCGCTTGATCTGGTAAATGCCTGACACGCCCGCGCCAACGACGACGACCTCGTAATGCGGCTTGATGTCCCCGGTCATGCGCGGCTTCCCCGTTGTTGTTTCTTGGACGATCCTGGCGCAGTCAGGGTGGACTATACTCAATAATTCGCGTCGTGCACTTGCGTCAGGATGCCGGGTTGCTTTGCGAAAACGGCCCGCTCAAACATTGTTTGAAAAGCGGAGCGCGGTGTCGCCTCCCGGCCGGCTGCGTCACATTCCCGGCGTGGCGCCGATCTCGGCGTGGAGCTGCGCGACATAGGGGTCCTCGATTCCCAGCGCGTCGAGTTGCGTCGCCAGTTGCACGAGGTATTCCCTGTTGGTGCCGAGAATGCCCTTCCCGCTCGCGATCATCGCTGCGGTCTCCGCAAACGGCAGTTCGCCGACATAGCTCGGGTGCGAAGGGTTCGAGACAAAGGCAAGCGCCTCGATCGGCCCCTGCGGCGTCGTCATCGGTACCACCGCGGGCGCATAGCCGCCGCGCAGCATCTCGCGACGCCACAGGATCGCGGTCTCTGTATGGACGGAGGCGGCCGCGACGCGGAACGCCAGCCCGCGGCAACACCCCTCTCCCGATTCCAGCGAAAGCATCAGCGCCGGAAAATCGCGCGAGCCCCGGCCGAGATTGATCTTCAGCGTGAAGCGGCGCTGATAGCCCTCGACGTCGGCGAGCCGGACTTCGGCGAAATGAAATCCGGGGTCCCACATCAGCGAGCCGTAGCAATAGATCCAGAGGTCGCAGCCCGCCTTGTGATCGCCAAGCACCGCAAGCCGCGACGCCTCGATCACCTCGTCCGACAGCCGCCAGTCCGCGGGCCATCCCGCTTCCCGCACACGCTGCTCCCACATCGCAAACATCTCCGGCGTCAGCCGCAGGCGCGATTTTTCCGGGTGCGTTACCCGGCTTCGAAGCTCGGGCAGGTGAATGAATGCGTCCGCAGTCAAGCCGCATGCTCCTTTTGCAGAGGGCGATGCTCCGGAATGTGCCATTGTTGGCGGCCCGGCCGCCAGCCCCGAATCCAACCGATGCGGACTGGCTGCACGTTAATCTGTCATGGCTGGCCCAAGATTTTTGGGGTGTAATGAAATTTAGCTAACGAAAACGCCCGCCGGACCACCGCTCACCGCAACGTCACAAGGTACAGAACCCCGATGCGCGACCAGTTCTCCAACACGCAAGCGATCCGCAAACCCGCAATCACCTCCAAAGGCGGCATCGTCGCGGCACAATCCAGCAAGGCTGCGCAAGTCGGCGCCGAGGTCCTGGCCGCGGGCGGCGACTGCGTCGACGCCGTGATCGCGACCACGTTTGCGCTGGGCGTGCTGGAGCCCTGGATGAGCGGGCTCGGCGGCGGCGGCGCGATGGTGCTCTACCGGGCGCGCGAAGATCGCTACGAAGTGATCGACTACGGCATGCGCGCCCCCGTCAGCCTCCGGCTGGAGGATTATCCGCTGACCGACGGCGGCGCGGCGTCGGATATTTTCCCCTGGCCGCGCGTCAAGGACGATCGCAACCTTCACGGCCCCGGCTCGATTGCCGTGCCCGGCGTGGTAGCCGGCATGGAGGAAGCGCATCGCCGCCACGCAAAACTGCCGTGGAAGGAATTGCTGGCGCCGAGCGTCAAGCTCGCAGGTAAAGGCCTCGCGGTCGACTGGTGGACCACGCTGATGATTTCGAGTGCGGCTGCGGACCTGCGGCGTTATCCCGCGAGCGCCGCCGCCTATCTGCAGGATGGCCTGCCGCCGAATCCGCAATGGGGCATCAAGGCGGATGTCCGCATGCCGCAGGACCGGCTCAAGGCCACGATGGCGCAACTCGCCATCGCCGGCCCGCGCGATTTCTACGAAGGCGATCTGGCGAACAGCCTCGCCGCCGACATCCAGGCCGCCGGCGGCGCGCTGTCGGTCGAAGACCTCAAGCCGTTCCGCGCCCATCTGCGTGAGCCGCTGGCGATTCCCTATCGCGGCGGCAAGGTGTTCGCGACATCAGAACTCACCGCCGGTCCAACGCTTTCGCGCACGCTCGGTCTGTTGCAGAAGGATCTCAAGCCCGCGCGCGGCGGACCGGATGCGGCAGCCTACGTCGCTTACGCATCGGCGCTGCAGGCGGCCTATCGCGAGCGGTTGAAGGACATGGGCGATGAAGACGGCAGGCGTTCGCTCGGCGCGGAAGCGCTGGCGCCGGCCTGCACCACGCATTTCTCGGCGGTCGATCGCGACGGCAACATGGCCGCAGTGACGCAAACGCTGCTGTCGACCTTCGGCTCCAAATTCGTATCCAGCCAGACCGGCATCACCATGAACAACGGTATCATGTGGTTCGACCCGAGCCCGGGCGCGCCGAACTCGCTGGCGCCGGGCAAGCGCTGCCTCACCAATTACACGCCGGTGCTGGCGCAGGCGGGCGATGGCCGCCGCGCTGCGATCGGCGCGTCCGGCGGCCGACGCATCCTGCCGGCGGTGAGTCAGCTTCTGTCGTTCGTGATGGATTACGGCATGGACCTCGATGCAGTGATCCACCAGCCCCGCATCGACGCCAGCGAAGGCGCCGTCGTGATCGGCGATGTTCGCCTGCCGCAAGCCGCGCGCGACGCCCTGCGCACGCGCTTCGACTACGAAGAAGCCCGCATCCAGACCCTGCCGATGAAATTCGCCTGCCCCAGCATCGTGCTGCGCGGCGGCGACACCAACAGCGGCGCGACCGAGCCGTTCCAGCCGTGGAGCGAAGCGGTGGCGGAATGAGACAAGAGCTCTCTGGAAACCCGTCATGCCCGCCTTGTGCCGGGCATCCACGTCTTTACTTCAACAACGCAAGAAAAGGCGTGGATGGCCGGGACATAGGCGAGCGGAAGCGACGCCGTCCTTCGGACGGCTATGCCCGGCCATGACGAAAGAAGCGGCTTGAGGCGATTGCCTATCGAGCCGGCGGTTCGATCGTCACCATGCAATCGGCGCCGCTCTGGCCGGACACCACGATCTGCCCGTCCGGCGCACCCATCGAGATCGGCGCAGTCGTCGCTCCGCCGGGGACACGGACCGTGACGCTGATGGCTTCCTGCTGCGCCGCCGCACCGACCGTCTGCGGCGTGAGTTCGGTGACATTGCCCGCGGTGTCGCGCCGCATGATGCGGCATGGCGAGGCGCCACCGGCGGCGGCGACCGAGCTGGCATAACCGCCAGAGCTGCTTGTGGTGCCACTCTCGCCGCCGGCGGCGCGAATGCGGGAGGCATCACGCGGGACTTGGCTCACGATCCGCTTGGTGCGGGGCTCGACGATGACGATGTCGTCATCGGTCGTGAAGTACTCGTAATCGCGATACTCAGGTTCGATCGAGACGATTTCCGGCGGCAGCCGATGGAACCGCACACTCTGCGGGACCGTTTCGCCGATCCGGATTGAGATGTTGAGATTGCGCTCGGGCGGCGCCAGACGTTCGCGCGTCAGGGTCTGGGAAATCCGCACCTGCTTGTCCGTCGAGATGTTGGACTGCTGGCCGGTCTGGCTCTGCGTCGTCTGGCTTTGGGTGGTCGCGCCGCCCGGAGCGGTCTGCGCATTGGTGGAAGGCGGCGTGCGCGTGGTGTCCGTCGCGGTAGACGGCCGGCTCGCATCCTTGCCCTGCTCGGCGGCACCCTTCGAGCTATCGCGCTGATCGCGGCCCGGCTCTTTCTGCGTCGTGGTCGTTCCCTCGCGCTCCTTCTGAGCCGCCGTGGTTCCAGCCTTCGATTTTTCCTGCTCGGCGCTGGATTTGCCGCGGGCCGCATTATCGCGATCCATGTCGGCGCGACCCTTGGTGCTGTCCTTTGCGTCTTTGCCTTCCCGAGCGGTTTGCGCATCACGGCCGCCCTGGCGGGAATCCTGCGCACGTTCCCTGGATTTTGCATCGTCGCCGCGCCCGCGCTTGCTTTCATCGCTCGCGGTCGCCGGACGCTCGCCCGATGGCGCCGCCTTGCTCCTCTCCTCGGTTTGACGGGAACCGGATCCCCTTTCCTCACGGCCCGCCGCGCCCTGCGCCTTTTGTTCCGCGCCTCGCGCGCGTTCCTGCGTCCGCTCGGCGCCGCGTTCTTGCGATGCAGCACCCTTGCCGGCCTCGCTTGGCCGCATCTGTTTCTGCTCTTCGCCTCTTGCTCCAGGCGCCTGGCCGAAGGAAACAGCCGGTGCCAGCATCAGGCAAACGATTCCAGTCGATAACAGCAGTTGCTTGCGCATGTTGACCTCCTCCACAAAGGCGTTACGCAAGCGAACGTGCACCGGTGATGGATGTTCCCCACGCGGATAGACCGTGTTGTGCCTATTTCGACAACGAAACTGTCAGATCCCGAGCCGGTCCCTTACTCGCCCCGCCACGACAGCGGCGGTGACGCCGATCGGCCAGAACGCGTGCAGCGGCATCGGCTTGATAACCGTAACGGGCATGTCGATCGCGGCATTCTTGCCGCCGATCAGGCGGCGCGCGAGCTGCCCGCCCATCGCGGTCGAGAGCGCGACACCGCGGCCGTTGCAGCCCAGCGAGATCAGAAGATTCTCCGCGGGCTCATGCACATGCGGATAGTGATCAGGCGTGATCGCGAGCCGGCTGTTCCAGCCGTGCGTCCAGGTCGCGCCCTTGATACTCGGCCATAGCCGCTCCGCATAGCGGATGAGATAGGCGACGTCGGTGGGCTTGCTGATCCAGCGCATCGGCCCGCGGCCGCCCATTAGCAGGCGGTTATGCGCATCGATGCGGTAATAGACGGTGATGTGGCCGCTCTCGTACAAAACGGAGCGCGTCGGCATGATCGTGCGTGCCACTTCTTCGGACAAGGGCGCGGTGGCCGCGATCGAGGAGAACACCGGCACTATGGTGCGGCGCAGGCCCGGCCACAAATCATCGGTGAAGCCGTTGGT from Bradyrhizobium sp. AZCC 1693 encodes:
- a CDS encoding gamma-glutamylcyclotransferase; this translates as MTADAFIHLPELRSRVTHPEKSRLRLTPEMFAMWEQRVREAGWPADWRLSDEVIEASRLAVLGDHKAGCDLWIYCYGSLMWDPGFHFAEVRLADVEGYQRRFTLKINLGRGSRDFPALMLSLESGEGCCRGLAFRVAAASVHTETAILWRREMLRGGYAPAVVPMTTPQGPIEALAFVSNPSHPSYVGELPFAETAAMIASGKGILGTNREYLVQLATQLDALGIEDPYVAQLHAEIGATPGM
- a CDS encoding gamma-glutamyltransferase gives rise to the protein MRDQFSNTQAIRKPAITSKGGIVAAQSSKAAQVGAEVLAAGGDCVDAVIATTFALGVLEPWMSGLGGGGAMVLYRAREDRYEVIDYGMRAPVSLRLEDYPLTDGGAASDIFPWPRVKDDRNLHGPGSIAVPGVVAGMEEAHRRHAKLPWKELLAPSVKLAGKGLAVDWWTTLMISSAAADLRRYPASAAAYLQDGLPPNPQWGIKADVRMPQDRLKATMAQLAIAGPRDFYEGDLANSLAADIQAAGGALSVEDLKPFRAHLREPLAIPYRGGKVFATSELTAGPTLSRTLGLLQKDLKPARGGPDAAAYVAYASALQAAYRERLKDMGDEDGRRSLGAEALAPACTTHFSAVDRDGNMAAVTQTLLSTFGSKFVSSQTGITMNNGIMWFDPSPGAPNSLAPGKRCLTNYTPVLAQAGDGRRAAIGASGGRRILPAVSQLLSFVMDYGMDLDAVIHQPRIDASEGAVVIGDVRLPQAARDALRTRFDYEEARIQTLPMKFACPSIVLRGGDTNSGATEPFQPWSEAVAE
- a CDS encoding DUF1236 domain-containing protein — protein: MRKQLLLSTGIVCLMLAPAVSFGQAPGARGEEQKQMRPSEAGKGAASQERGAERTQERARGAEQKAQGAAGREERGSGSRQTEERSKAAPSGERPATASDESKRGRGDDAKSRERAQDSRQGGRDAQTAREGKDAKDSTKGRADMDRDNAARGKSSAEQEKSKAGTTAAQKEREGTTTTQKEPGRDQRDSSKGAAEQGKDASRPSTATDTTRTPPSTNAQTAPGGATTQSQTTQSQTGQQSNISTDKQVRISQTLTRERLAPPERNLNISIRIGETVPQSVRFHRLPPEIVSIEPEYRDYEYFTTDDDIVIVEPRTKRIVSQVPRDASRIRAAGGESGTTSSSGGYASSVAAAGGASPCRIMRRDTAGNVTELTPQTVGAAAQQEAISVTVRVPGGATTAPISMGAPDGQIVVSGQSGADCMVTIEPPAR